One Leptospira noumeaensis DNA window includes the following coding sequences:
- the scpA gene encoding methylmalonyl-CoA mutase codes for MNKPNFANTPLSFSSGKPDPKSISLWQTAEGISIQSRYAKTDLEGMEHLNYAAGIPPYLRGPYSTMYVNKPWTVRQYAGFSTAEESNAFYRRNLAAGQKGLSVAFDLATHRGYDSDHDRVVGDVGKAGVAIDSVLDMKILFDQIPLDQMSVSMTMNGAVIPVLAFYIVAAEEQGVSKDKLSGTIQNDILKEFMVRNTYIYPPKHSMKIIADIFGYTSKYMPKFNSISISGYHMQEAGATADLELAYTLADGWEYIKTGIASGLSVDEFAPRLSFFWAIGMNHFMEIAKMRAGRLLWAKIVNQFQPKSTKSLALRTHCQTSGWSLTEQDPFNNVGRTCIEAMAAALGHTQSLHTNALDEAIALPTDFSARIARNTQIYLQEETNIHRVIDPWGGSFYVEKLTNDLVHKAWALITEVQKLGGMAEAIETGIPKMRIEEASARKQARIDSGKDVIVGVNRFRLDKEAPLDILDIDNTAVRIAQIKRLEQMKKDRDSSAVEAALNAITKCAETGEGNLLELAVDAARKRASLGEISYAMEKVFGRYKAVIRSISGVYSSEISEDKGYLEARDLADEFAKLEGRRPRIMVAKMGQDGHDRGAKVISTSFADMGFDVDIGPLFQTPAEVAKQVVENDCHILGVSSLAAGHKTLVPQVIEELKKLGAEDVLVVVGGVIPAQDYDFLYKSGATAIFGPGTVISEAAKQILNILLGERRAA; via the coding sequence ATGAACAAACCCAATTTTGCAAATACTCCTCTTTCTTTCAGTTCCGGGAAACCAGATCCCAAGTCCATTTCCCTTTGGCAAACAGCAGAAGGAATCTCCATCCAATCTCGTTATGCGAAAACGGATTTGGAAGGAATGGAACATCTAAACTATGCGGCAGGGATTCCTCCTTACCTACGTGGCCCTTATTCCACGATGTATGTGAACAAACCTTGGACTGTCCGCCAATACGCTGGGTTTTCCACTGCTGAAGAATCCAATGCATTTTATCGTAGAAACTTAGCTGCTGGACAAAAGGGACTATCTGTTGCCTTTGACCTTGCCACCCACCGTGGTTACGACTCTGACCATGACCGTGTAGTAGGAGACGTGGGGAAAGCCGGTGTGGCCATCGATTCGGTTCTGGATATGAAGATCCTCTTCGACCAAATCCCTCTGGACCAAATGTCTGTTTCCATGACTATGAATGGAGCCGTCATTCCAGTGCTTGCTTTCTACATTGTGGCGGCAGAAGAACAAGGAGTTTCCAAAGACAAACTCTCTGGAACCATCCAAAATGATATTTTGAAAGAGTTTATGGTGCGTAACACTTACATTTACCCACCGAAACATTCCATGAAAATCATTGCCGATATCTTTGGTTATACTTCCAAGTACATGCCTAAGTTTAATTCCATTTCCATTTCTGGATACCATATGCAAGAAGCGGGCGCTACGGCAGACTTAGAACTTGCCTATACACTCGCCGATGGATGGGAATACATCAAAACAGGAATTGCATCTGGGCTTTCCGTGGATGAGTTTGCCCCTCGCCTATCTTTTTTCTGGGCAATTGGAATGAACCATTTTATGGAGATTGCTAAGATGCGTGCAGGAAGACTTCTTTGGGCAAAGATCGTAAACCAGTTCCAACCCAAATCCACTAAGTCACTCGCACTCAGAACTCATTGCCAAACCTCTGGTTGGTCACTCACCGAACAGGATCCTTTCAACAACGTAGGAAGGACTTGTATCGAAGCGATGGCAGCGGCTCTTGGTCACACACAGTCCTTACATACAAATGCACTCGATGAAGCCATTGCCCTTCCTACTGACTTCTCAGCGAGGATTGCAAGAAATACACAAATTTATCTCCAAGAAGAAACTAACATCCACCGAGTCATCGACCCTTGGGGTGGTTCTTTCTATGTAGAAAAACTCACAAACGATTTAGTCCATAAAGCTTGGGCCCTTATCACCGAAGTACAAAAGTTAGGTGGAATGGCAGAAGCAATCGAAACTGGAATTCCTAAGATGCGAATTGAAGAAGCATCGGCAAGAAAACAAGCCCGTATCGATTCTGGAAAGGATGTGATTGTTGGGGTCAACCGGTTCCGTCTGGATAAGGAAGCCCCTCTTGATATTTTAGACATTGATAACACTGCCGTTCGGATTGCCCAAATCAAACGTTTGGAACAAATGAAAAAAGATCGGGATAGTTCTGCCGTAGAAGCCGCGTTAAACGCCATTACCAAATGTGCTGAAACGGGTGAAGGGAACCTTCTCGAACTCGCAGTGGATGCCGCACGAAAACGTGCTTCTCTTGGTGAAATTTCTTATGCTATGGAAAAAGTATTTGGGAGGTACAAGGCTGTGATTCGTTCTATCTCTGGAGTGTATTCCTCTGAAATTTCCGAAGACAAAGGCTATTTAGAAGCAAGAGACCTTGCAGATGAATTTGCCAAATTAGAAGGCCGTCGTCCACGGATCATGGTTGCCAAAATGGGCCAAGATGGACACGACCGTGGTGCCAAGGTTATCTCCACTAGTTTTGCGGATATGGGCTTTGACGTTGATATCGGGCCACTTTTCCAAACACCAGCGGAAGTCGCCAAACAGGTAGTAGAGAATGACTGCCATATCTTGGGAGTATCTTCCCTTGCTGCCGGTCACAAAACTCTCGTCCCACAAGTGATTGAAGAGTTAAAAAAACTGGGAGCAGAAGATGTACTCGTGGTTGTGGGTGGGGTAATTCCTGCCCAAGACTACGACTTCCTCTACAAATCGGGTGCAACGGCAATTTTTGGACCAGGGACTGTGATTTCAGAAGCTGCCAAACAAATTCTGAACATCCTTCTTGGTGAAAGAAGAGCTGCCTAA
- a CDS encoding methylmalonyl-CoA mutase family protein has product MNEFLFSDFAEVSTEDWKNQILKDLKGNPWDKVTWETEEGFKIEPFYRKEDITDLPRVYKRTNGWLVTETITSESELTDLPKKGADAVVLVGNGQTGKPSGLKITSSGDLERLAGLTGNLPLVVSLGNQTAGFSESLKKLSSSHNIVLGDFDPYGSALKDGELGIEENTIGKTFSSLAGTKGFAGIGVHSYYLRDAGASIGQELSYSLSWGVDYLNRHLDAGVAIEDAAANIWFWMGIGSDYFTEIAKFRAFRILWTEILNAYKPGLGESIPALIVARTSNFQFTAYDPHVNMLRGTTAAMSAVMGGADFVSVLPFDSEYSTQQELGKRIARNSQLLLRYESYLDKVEDPAAGSYYLEVLTKKLAESAWAKFQGLEKDGGFGEALKKGSIQKDIADRADKKRNALATKKEILLGTNQYPLPSERHPELVSSLQETSKLKTTENKSAYTRLVPVRLSYEFDKWRNLTDAHVAAGKKLPKIFLLTIGDLTMRKARAGFSSNFLGCLGYEIVDNIGFTSVKEGVAKAKEQGCEIVVLCSSDEEYATYLPEFAAEMKSQLANSWKLLAGYPKDLISQAESLGIDDFIHMKRNIVEFMEKAQTKWIGK; this is encoded by the coding sequence TTGAACGAATTTTTATTTTCAGACTTCGCTGAAGTTTCCACTGAGGATTGGAAAAACCAAATCCTCAAAGATCTAAAAGGGAACCCTTGGGACAAAGTCACTTGGGAAACAGAAGAAGGTTTCAAAATCGAACCCTTCTACCGCAAAGAAGATATCACAGACCTCCCCCGAGTTTACAAACGAACCAACGGTTGGTTGGTCACAGAAACAATAACTTCTGAATCCGAACTGACTGACCTTCCCAAAAAAGGGGCCGATGCTGTGGTTCTTGTTGGGAATGGGCAAACGGGAAAACCATCAGGATTAAAAATCACTTCCTCTGGAGATTTAGAAAGATTGGCGGGTCTTACGGGGAATTTACCTTTGGTGGTTTCTCTCGGGAACCAAACTGCCGGTTTTTCCGAATCTCTTAAAAAACTCAGTTCTTCGCATAACATTGTACTCGGTGACTTCGACCCTTATGGCTCTGCTCTAAAAGATGGGGAACTAGGAATTGAAGAAAACACAATTGGAAAAACTTTCTCTTCGCTTGCGGGAACCAAAGGATTTGCCGGTATTGGCGTTCACAGCTATTATTTGCGTGATGCCGGTGCCTCCATTGGCCAAGAACTTTCTTACTCCCTATCATGGGGAGTGGATTATTTAAACCGCCATCTTGATGCCGGTGTGGCAATCGAAGATGCTGCCGCAAACATTTGGTTTTGGATGGGGATTGGTTCCGACTACTTCACGGAAATTGCAAAATTTCGCGCCTTCCGTATCCTCTGGACAGAAATCTTAAATGCTTACAAACCAGGACTTGGAGAATCGATCCCGGCGCTCATCGTAGCAAGGACATCCAATTTCCAATTCACGGCCTATGACCCACATGTGAATATGTTACGAGGAACCACTGCTGCCATGTCTGCCGTAATGGGTGGGGCTGACTTTGTTTCTGTCTTGCCATTTGATTCCGAATACTCCACACAACAAGAGTTAGGCAAACGAATTGCGAGGAATTCACAACTCCTTCTCCGTTACGAGTCTTACCTTGATAAGGTAGAAGACCCAGCAGCTGGATCTTATTATTTAGAAGTCCTCACGAAAAAATTAGCGGAATCTGCCTGGGCAAAATTCCAGGGTTTGGAGAAAGATGGAGGGTTTGGAGAGGCTTTAAAAAAAGGTTCCATCCAAAAAGATATCGCTGATCGGGCCGACAAAAAAAGAAACGCCCTCGCTACGAAAAAAGAAATTTTACTCGGAACAAACCAATACCCTCTCCCTTCCGAAAGGCATCCAGAACTCGTATCTTCTTTGCAAGAAACTTCAAAACTGAAAACCACAGAGAATAAGTCCGCTTACACTCGTTTGGTTCCAGTCCGTCTTTCCTACGAATTTGATAAATGGAGAAATCTCACAGATGCCCATGTAGCAGCAGGTAAAAAACTTCCAAAAATATTTTTACTTACTATTGGGGATCTCACCATGCGAAAAGCACGCGCTGGTTTTAGTTCCAATTTCCTCGGTTGCCTTGGATATGAAATTGTAGACAACATAGGATTTACCTCTGTCAAGGAAGGAGTCGCGAAGGCCAAAGAACAGGGATGTGAAATCGTTGTCCTTTGTTCGTCTGACGAAGAGTATGCGACTTACCTTCCCGAATTTGCCGCGGAAATGAAATCCCAACTCGCCAATTCTTGGAAACTCCTCGCTGGATATCCAAAAGATCTCATCTCCCAAGCAGAATCACTCGGGATCGACGACTTCATCCATATGAAACGAAACATCGTGGAATTTATGGAAAAAGCCCAAACCAAATGGATCGGGAAATAA
- a CDS encoding lysoplasmalogenase: MAKEIVLFVLYSIVHLFAIATITKQDVFYLPSKIIPILILIVALFRYFPSLEKRGKLVAVGLVFSLFGDSFLALPKEGFFVFGLGSFLIAQLIYSYAFTLDSKIKPILAVPFLLFGSSFFLVLVPKLGSLLIPVGVYISAICLMGWRAAARNSVSKPFYLGLLGALVFILSDSLIAYSMFLKPEMDRFTASMGIMITYYIAQVLIYSATKLEELDVRSVKNT; this comes from the coding sequence ATGGCTAAAGAAATTGTTTTGTTTGTTCTCTATTCTATTGTGCATCTTTTTGCGATCGCTACGATCACAAAACAGGATGTTTTTTATCTCCCGTCAAAAATCATCCCGATCCTCATTCTGATCGTAGCATTATTCCGTTACTTTCCGAGTTTGGAAAAACGTGGGAAATTGGTGGCTGTGGGTCTTGTGTTTTCTCTTTTTGGAGATAGTTTTCTTGCTCTCCCCAAAGAAGGATTTTTTGTGTTTGGACTTGGTTCCTTTCTCATCGCACAATTGATTTATTCCTATGCCTTCACTTTGGACTCCAAAATCAAACCAATCCTAGCGGTTCCGTTTTTACTTTTTGGTAGTTCCTTCTTTTTGGTTTTGGTTCCAAAACTTGGATCACTTCTCATTCCGGTAGGTGTTTATATTTCTGCGATTTGCCTCATGGGTTGGCGAGCGGCTGCCAGAAATTCTGTGTCCAAACCATTTTATCTTGGCCTCCTTGGTGCACTTGTGTTTATTCTCTCCGATTCTTTAATCGCATATTCTATGTTTCTAAAACCAGAAATGGACAGATTCACGGCATCTATGGGAATTATGATCACTTATTATATTGCCCAAGTGCTCATTTACTCTGCCACAAAGTTGGAAGAGTTGGATGTTCGTTCGGTGAAAAATACTTGA
- a CDS encoding ferritin-like domain-containing protein yields the protein MKSLKKTSFIEAVAAAIEHEVQCFKFYLKLSESLPEGQIRELFSQLALDGDEHIKFIKEIYKGAEGKELPNLKQLSEIEKFHSSTIQKVMDRLDRNKNEEVKADERKALELAIREGEDARNFYATIRNKFQDPKINLLFQKLANFNESNNSLLEAQAMAMEQSTPADQVFYWEDEELMEQVNRSSKSASKPKVSASTPKPKTAKAKPSAKKTSKPVAKPANKKSVKTVAKNAVKKAVKKAAKKSKPAKKKGKKK from the coding sequence ATGAAATCACTAAAAAAAACATCCTTTATCGAAGCAGTTGCTGCTGCCATTGAACATGAGGTTCAATGTTTTAAATTTTATCTTAAACTCTCAGAAAGTCTGCCTGAAGGTCAAATCAGAGAATTGTTCAGCCAACTTGCGTTAGATGGTGATGAGCACATCAAATTCATCAAAGAAATTTATAAAGGTGCGGAAGGGAAAGAACTCCCCAACCTAAAACAACTTTCCGAAATTGAGAAGTTCCATTCATCGACCATCCAAAAGGTTATGGATCGTTTGGATCGAAACAAAAACGAAGAAGTCAAAGCAGATGAAAGAAAAGCATTGGAACTTGCCATCCGAGAAGGGGAAGATGCTCGTAATTTTTATGCAACCATTCGTAACAAATTCCAAGATCCAAAAATCAATTTGTTATTTCAAAAGTTAGCAAACTTTAACGAGTCCAATAACTCACTTTTAGAAGCACAAGCTATGGCAATGGAACAGTCCACACCGGCCGACCAAGTTTTTTATTGGGAAGATGAGGAGCTGATGGAACAAGTCAATCGTTCTTCAAAATCCGCATCAAAACCAAAAGTATCCGCATCGACTCCGAAACCAAAAACGGCAAAAGCAAAACCTTCGGCTAAAAAAACTTCTAAACCAGTAGCAAAACCAGCTAACAAGAAGTCGGTGAAAACGGTTGCGAAAAATGCAGTGAAAAAAGCCGTCAAAAAAGCGGCTAAAAAATCAAAACCTGCGAAGAAAAAAGGTAAGAAAAAATAG
- a CDS encoding DUF2505 family protein: MKYQVTHTFPVSLEKLLHAREERYKHLDQFPDLKNVTLLEETKEGNIIRQKRKVSLEGSMPAVLSAALNDLSLLEESTFDITTNTHEFKISPPGKDNVFVIKGKSKYEADGSESKRSYDVDVISSLLFVSPIVEKAIEEIHKHSLEKDRKSIAKFLGVES; this comes from the coding sequence GTGAAATACCAAGTAACACATACATTTCCCGTTTCCCTTGAAAAACTCCTTCACGCAAGAGAGGAGAGATACAAACATTTGGATCAGTTCCCTGACCTTAAAAATGTAACTCTACTAGAAGAAACGAAAGAGGGGAATATCATTCGCCAAAAACGAAAGGTGAGTTTGGAAGGGTCGATGCCCGCTGTACTTTCCGCTGCGCTGAACGATCTTTCCCTTTTGGAGGAATCCACTTTTGACATTACTACCAACACCCACGAATTCAAAATCTCTCCGCCAGGGAAGGACAATGTATTTGTGATCAAAGGCAAAAGTAAATATGAGGCGGATGGGTCAGAATCCAAACGTTCTTATGATGTGGATGTGATTTCTAGTCTTCTATTTGTTTCTCCTATCGTGGAGAAGGCCATTGAAGAAATTCACAAACATAGTTTGGAAAAAGACAGAAAATCCATCGCCAAATTTTTGGGGGTTGAATCCTAA
- a CDS encoding DMT family transporter → MTILIMGNVTLFAKLLPFPAVTIISGRALFSVILLGLFFWLRGKSVSYRSFKDFAFVFGIGILFALHWVTYFHSIQVSTVAVGMLSLFTYPVFSAILEPLFGGKRPEPFAFFLALFSFFGLFLIVPDLSWGNQMFQGVVWGVVSAVLYAIRNLLTKEMHVHYPSSQILFTQLIATSLVLLPFANGLFVMLAEPKYLLFQVVLAGVFTSFAHTMWIRSLSNLSVTTAGTLSTLSPIYGSLAAWYFLGEVPPDRLWLGGGVILFCAILEVFRKQAESGKEGG, encoded by the coding sequence TTGACGATCCTCATTATGGGGAACGTCACTTTGTTTGCCAAACTCCTTCCTTTCCCTGCAGTTACGATTATTTCTGGTAGGGCTTTATTTTCTGTCATCTTACTCGGTCTTTTCTTTTGGCTTCGTGGTAAATCGGTATCTTACCGGAGTTTTAAGGATTTTGCCTTTGTTTTTGGGATTGGGATTTTATTTGCCCTCCATTGGGTTACGTATTTTCATTCCATCCAGGTTTCGACAGTGGCTGTAGGGATGTTGTCACTTTTCACCTATCCCGTATTTTCTGCTATCCTAGAACCATTGTTTGGTGGTAAAAGACCAGAACCTTTTGCTTTCTTTTTAGCCCTTTTTTCTTTTTTTGGACTTTTTCTCATTGTTCCAGATCTTTCTTGGGGCAACCAAATGTTCCAAGGGGTGGTTTGGGGAGTTGTCTCTGCAGTTCTTTATGCCATTCGTAACTTACTCACCAAAGAAATGCATGTGCATTACCCAAGTTCCCAAATCCTTTTCACACAACTGATCGCCACAAGCCTTGTGCTTCTTCCTTTTGCCAATGGACTTTTTGTGATGCTCGCAGAACCCAAATACTTGTTGTTTCAAGTGGTTCTTGCCGGAGTGTTTACTTCGTTTGCTCATACTATGTGGATTCGTAGTTTATCGAATTTGTCTGTGACCACGGCAGGAACCTTGTCTACTCTAAGCCCCATATACGGAAGTTTGGCGGCATGGTATTTTTTAGGTGAGGTACCACCCGATAGACTTTGGTTAGGTGGCGGAGTTATTTTATTTTGTGCGATTTTAGAAGTATTTCGCAAACAAGCAGAGAGTGGAAAGGAAGGAGGATGA
- a CDS encoding type II toxin-antitoxin system HicB family antitoxin produces the protein MKDLMEYKGYLGSVHFDSEDEIFYGKIEGIEDLVSFEGKSVNEIKKAFIESVNDYLELCIKAKKDPEKSFKGSFNVRIPSELHRRAYRKSLIEGISLNQFVQKAIEKEIKDEGAHVA, from the coding sequence ATGAAAGATCTAATGGAATATAAAGGATATCTTGGTTCAGTGCATTTTGACTCGGAAGATGAAATTTTCTATGGAAAAATCGAAGGAATTGAAGATCTAGTTTCATTTGAGGGAAAATCTGTAAATGAAATCAAAAAGGCGTTCATCGAATCGGTTAATGACTATCTAGAATTATGTATTAAAGCAAAGAAAGATCCAGAAAAATCTTTTAAAGGTTCTTTCAATGTAAGAATACCATCTGAACTTCACAGAAGAGCATATCGAAAATCGTTAATAGAAGGAATTTCTTTAAATCAATTTGTTCAAAAAGCAATAGAAAAAGAAATTAAAGATGAAGGAGCTCATGTCGCATAA
- a CDS encoding type II toxin-antitoxin system HicA family toxin yields MAKKDKILARLLSKPKDFTYDELRKLLNGFDYIEDNSGKSSGSRVAWIHEKGKHVIRLHKPHPGNILKSYQINQIINELKSEGYIE; encoded by the coding sequence GTGGCCAAAAAAGATAAAATTTTAGCCAGATTATTATCTAAACCTAAAGATTTCACATATGATGAACTTAGAAAACTTTTAAATGGTTTTGATTATATAGAAGACAATTCAGGAAAATCTTCAGGATCAAGGGTAGCATGGATACACGAAAAAGGAAAACATGTGATTCGGCTTCACAAACCGCATCCTGGCAATATATTAAAATCATACCAAATTAATCAAATTATAAATGAACTAAAATCTGAAGGGTATATAGAATGA
- a CDS encoding dihydrofolate reductase family protein → MRKLIMWNVITIDGYFEGEKSWDLGFHGQVYGKELEEFSLVQLNSADCLVFGATTYKGMADYWTNANEDEGEVAKHMNKIQKLVCSRTLQTANWNNSVIVKDAVSEIQKKKQEGNGDMFVFGSGNLSDSLLKANLFDEIRLCVAPVFLGKGKLLFQTGIPEKNLNLIETRALTTGGVILRYGCQN, encoded by the coding sequence ATGAGAAAATTAATTATGTGGAACGTAATCACCATTGATGGATATTTTGAAGGTGAAAAAAGTTGGGATCTTGGTTTTCACGGACAAGTCTACGGAAAAGAACTTGAAGAATTCAGCCTCGTCCAATTGAACTCAGCCGACTGTCTCGTGTTTGGTGCCACTACATACAAAGGTATGGCTGATTATTGGACAAATGCAAACGAAGACGAAGGAGAAGTTGCCAAACATATGAACAAAATCCAAAAACTTGTATGTTCCCGAACTCTCCAAACGGCAAACTGGAACAATTCAGTCATTGTCAAAGATGCTGTCTCTGAAATTCAGAAAAAGAAACAAGAAGGCAATGGAGATATGTTTGTATTCGGCAGTGGAAACCTTTCTGATTCGTTACTCAAAGCAAATCTATTTGATGAAATTCGTTTGTGTGTAGCACCCGTTTTTTTAGGGAAAGGAAAACTTCTATTCCAAACAGGAATCCCAGAGAAGAACTTAAACCTTATCGAAACTCGAGCCCTTACCACAGGTGGAGTCATCCTTCGGTATGGATGTCAAAATTAA
- a CDS encoding DUF302 domain-containing protein has protein sequence MLGLTVHRKKSFEDTITDTTEALKKEGFGVLTTIDVKNTLKEKIGVDFKRYTILGACNPGFAHKALQTADEIGLLLPCNVVVTEEKNGETKVSIFDPMTMTKLVQNPELEKIAKEVQEKLIQVIHHLHE, from the coding sequence ATGTTAGGACTCACCGTTCACAGAAAAAAAAGTTTTGAAGATACCATCACCGACACAACCGAAGCCTTAAAAAAAGAAGGATTCGGAGTTCTAACCACGATCGACGTCAAAAACACTCTCAAAGAAAAAATCGGCGTTGATTTCAAACGTTACACCATCCTTGGGGCATGTAATCCCGGTTTTGCGCACAAAGCCCTGCAAACCGCTGACGAAATTGGATTATTACTTCCCTGCAACGTGGTTGTCACCGAAGAAAAAAATGGGGAAACCAAAGTTTCCATCTTTGATCCAATGACAATGACAAAACTCGTCCAAAACCCAGAGTTGGAAAAAATTGCCAAAGAAGTACAAGAAAAACTAATCCAAGTCATCCACCACTTACACGAATGA